In Erpetoichthys calabaricus chromosome 6, fErpCal1.3, whole genome shotgun sequence, one genomic interval encodes:
- the LOC114653229 gene encoding arylamine N-acetyltransferase, pineal gland isozyme NAT-3-like, translating into MDVGLYLRRIQFPGKPEATLEDLQKLSRQHLFTVPFENLTIHSGGRIHLNLGWVYHKIVIQHRGGFCYENNSLFGWLLSQLGFNITHLAAQVKNNITKYFGPPFGHLITMVNLGGHRWLCDVGFGAYFQSPLSLETESNQTQPNGVYRVKQEGEVLIIERMQDEECKDAGGHSIAANKEDISTVHSWSEWEQLYKFTLTPRSVEEFSEMCVYHQTSPSSLFYCKSLCCLHLPNGVLSYVGRRFTHVVYPSPGCKVEKEKLNGLSDEEIRKLLKERFNIVLHCPLIPKDEQISISVVLRSGL; encoded by the coding sequence ATGGATGTCGGACTGTACCTACGTCGGATTCAGTTCCCTGGTAAACCAGAGGCCACGCTTGAAGATTTACAAAAACTCAGTCGCCAGCATCTCTTTACTGTTCCCTTTGAGAATCTGACAATCCATTCAGGAGGAAGAATTCACTTGAATTTGGGTTGGGTTTATCATAAAATTGTCATTCAGCACAGGGGAGGGTTCTGCTATGAGAACAATAGCCTTTTTGGATGGCTGTTGTCCCAGCTTGGATTTAACATCACCCACCTGGCTGCCCAGGTAAAGAACAACATCACTAAATACTTTGGACCTCCTTTTGGCCACCTCATTACGATGGTCAACCTTGGGGGACACCGGTGGCTGTGTGATGTGGGCTTTGGGGCATACTTCCAGTCTCCGCTCTCCTTAGAGACCGAATCTAACCAGACTCAACCCAATGGAGTTTACAGGGTTAAACAAGAAGGAGAGGTCTTGATCATTGAAAGAATGCAGGATGAAGAGTGCAAAGATGCTGGTGGTCACAGCATTGCAGCCAATAAGGAGGACATCAGTACAGTCCACAGCTGGAGCGAATGGGAACAACTCTACAAGTTTACACTGACGCCACGATCCGTAGAGGAATTTTCTGAGATGTGTGTCTATCACCAGACCTCCCCCAGCTCACTCTTCTACTGCAAGTCCCTTTGTTGTCTTCACCTTCCCAATGGAGTCCTTTCTTATGTGGGCCGCAGGTTCACACATGTGGTTTATCCAAGTCCAGGGTGCAAAGTAGAGAAGGAGAAGCTTAATGGCCTGTCAGATGAAGAGATTCGGAAACTGTTAAAGGAACGATTTAATATAGTGCTACACTGTCctctcattccaaaagatgaGCAAATTAGCATTTCAGTAGTGTTAAGATCTGGGCTTTGA